From one Pirellulales bacterium genomic stretch:
- a CDS encoding pyridoxal-phosphate dependent enzyme, with amino-acid sequence MSEGVTFDDILAARARIAPFVHRTPVMTSAYFDRRVGASLFFKCENLQRVGAFKFRGATNAVQYLGQAEADRGVVTHSSGNHAQALAAAAGQRGIAATIVMPRGAPAVKRAAVVGYGARIVECDPTQAAREATTAQVQAHTGAVLVHPYDDPRVIAGQATAACELHEQIPGIDVVLAPVGGGGLLAGSCLATRHMCPPAEILGAEPRQADDAARSLAAGHIVPVSNPDTIADGLRTSLGRLTFPVLARELASIVCVDEAAIVEAMRLVWERMKLVIEPSAAVPVAALLSAPDRFAGRRVGVILSGGNVDLGRLPWQTGST; translated from the coding sequence ATGAGCGAAGGCGTCACCTTCGACGACATCCTTGCCGCCCGGGCGCGGATTGCTCCCTTCGTTCACCGTACGCCGGTGATGACGTCGGCCTATTTCGACCGGCGCGTGGGCGCGAGCCTGTTTTTCAAGTGCGAAAACCTGCAACGCGTCGGGGCGTTCAAATTCCGTGGGGCCACCAACGCGGTTCAATACCTCGGCCAGGCCGAAGCCGACCGTGGCGTCGTGACGCACAGCTCGGGCAACCATGCCCAGGCGCTCGCGGCCGCGGCCGGTCAACGCGGCATCGCGGCCACGATCGTCATGCCGCGCGGCGCGCCGGCCGTGAAGCGCGCCGCGGTGGTCGGCTACGGGGCGCGAATCGTCGAATGCGATCCGACCCAGGCCGCGCGCGAGGCGACGACCGCACAAGTCCAGGCCCACACCGGGGCCGTCCTCGTGCATCCCTACGACGATCCGCGCGTCATCGCTGGCCAGGCGACGGCCGCCTGTGAACTGCACGAGCAGATCCCCGGGATCGACGTCGTGCTCGCGCCCGTCGGGGGCGGCGGCTTGCTCGCGGGCAGCTGCCTGGCCACCAGGCACATGTGTCCGCCGGCCGAGATTCTTGGCGCCGAGCCTCGCCAGGCCGACGATGCGGCACGTTCGCTCGCGGCCGGCCACATCGTGCCAGTTTCGAATCCTGACACTATCGCGGACGGATTGCGGACCTCGCTCGGACGATTGACCTTTCCGGTCCTGGCCCGCGAACTGGCCAGTATCGTGTGCGTCGACGAAGCGGCCATCGTCGAAGCCATGCGACTCGTGTGGGAGCGCATGAAGCTGGTGATCGAGCCTTCGGCCGCGGTTCCCGTGGCGGCGCTGCTCAGTGCCCCCGACCGCTTTGCCGGTCGCCGTGTCGGGGTGATTCTTTCCGGCGGCAATGTCGATCTCGGCCGGCTGCCTTGGCAGACGGGATCCACCTGA
- a CDS encoding beta-lactamase family protein yields MLARFVKRSAASNRRLASRAAALFCVLGCSTYGALAAAQQAGSIAAAPAAPRVAAVSESLQQFVDRGDLAGAVALVARHGKLVHLDAVGYADVESRRDLEPDALFAIMSMTKTFTAVAALICCDEGKLALDDPIARTLPEFAHVPLDTITLRQAMSHTSGLFSDQRNVGSLAETVARLAEQTPRFAPGEKWMYSPGLTVAGRMVEVAAGMPFDEFVAARICQPLGMRDTHFRLTAGDEPRLATVYNYQSGKQQLSPAKMDWFLGPMDTRSPNPSGGLYSTVADLFRFYQMLLNGGALDGTRILKTETVAEMSRSQTGDLKAGFVPGTAYGLGVGVVLQPEGVTAMLSPGTFGHGGMLGTQAWVDPQKQAIMILLIQRLGLPNADASEYRQAFQQAAAAALAD; encoded by the coding sequence ATGCTTGCCCGATTCGTGAAACGCTCGGCAGCTTCGAATCGCCGATTGGCGTCGAGGGCTGCTGCGCTGTTCTGTGTCCTCGGTTGCAGCACCTACGGCGCCCTGGCCGCGGCACAACAGGCGGGCTCGATCGCTGCGGCGCCTGCCGCTCCGCGGGTGGCGGCCGTCTCCGAGAGCCTGCAACAGTTCGTCGACCGCGGTGATCTGGCCGGCGCAGTGGCACTCGTGGCTCGGCACGGCAAACTCGTGCATCTCGATGCGGTCGGCTACGCCGACGTCGAGTCGCGCCGCGATCTCGAGCCCGACGCATTGTTTGCCATTATGTCGATGACCAAGACCTTCACCGCCGTTGCTGCCTTGATCTGCTGCGACGAGGGCAAGCTGGCTCTGGACGATCCCATCGCGCGGACGCTGCCTGAGTTTGCTCATGTTCCGCTCGACACGATCACCTTGCGCCAGGCCATGTCGCACACGTCGGGCCTGTTCAGCGATCAGCGCAACGTCGGTTCGCTGGCGGAAACGGTTGCGCGCCTGGCCGAACAAACCCCGCGGTTTGCGCCCGGCGAAAAATGGATGTATAGTCCCGGCCTGACCGTGGCCGGGCGAATGGTCGAGGTCGCAGCGGGAATGCCCTTCGACGAATTCGTCGCCGCGCGGATCTGCCAGCCACTCGGCATGCGCGATACCCACTTTCGTCTGACCGCGGGCGACGAACCCCGGTTGGCCACGGTCTACAACTACCAATCCGGAAAGCAGCAGCTTTCGCCGGCCAAAATGGATTGGTTTCTCGGCCCCATGGACACGCGCAGCCCGAATCCCTCGGGCGGGCTGTATTCGACGGTTGCCGACCTGTTTCGCTTCTATCAAATGCTGCTCAACGGCGGCGCGCTTGACGGCACGCGAATCTTAAAGACCGAGACGGTCGCTGAAATGTCCCGTTCACAAACCGGAGACCTCAAGGCCGGGTTTGTGCCCGGCACCGCGTACGGACTCGGCGTGGGCGTTGTGCTCCAGCCCGAAGGTGTCACGGCGATGCTCTCGCCCGGCACCTTCGGCCACGGAGGCATGCTCGGGACTCAAGCCTGGGTCGATCCGCAAAAGCAGGCGATCATGATCCTGCTGATCCAGCGTTTGGGCCTGCCGAACGCCGATGCGAGCGAGTACCGGCAAGCCTTCCAGCAGGCGGCCGCGGCTGCGCTCGCCGATTGA
- a CDS encoding PEP-CTERM sorting domain-containing protein — MSFTIRLVVCLPALACALAIVDGPARADQFPNIDPNYSQEIYAGPNVAAGMAWTSSGHLLTRNGNVIREYNPTQNTTHQGNSVHGVIATYTITGLGTGVGMTNGLDGYIYAITNAGLQRINPSNWAAPAVTLPGSVAGQYGVTTLPDGRIAYTDSGTLSNVYIYDPVLLTNTLIHTSAALVDGMVAGPGGNIAITGQTNQTITILTNTGSVVNSFGTTHFPDGLAFSSTASTTTLYSNNNDGTVSRYVFGANFTGIPTISDIAWGSGAYGDLASVGPDCAFYVSQFENGSYHGATPGVGTNWNNGTNAEPSIVRIAAIDRNGLETCEFYTPYVTPEPATFGLMASGLVAFGWLAAKRRRRR; from the coding sequence ATGAGTTTCACAATTCGGTTGGTCGTTTGCTTGCCGGCCCTGGCTTGCGCGCTGGCGATCGTCGACGGTCCTGCGCGGGCCGATCAGTTTCCGAACATCGACCCCAATTACAGCCAGGAGATTTATGCCGGACCCAACGTCGCCGCCGGCATGGCTTGGACCTCGAGCGGTCATCTCCTGACGCGCAACGGCAACGTCATCCGCGAGTATAACCCCACCCAAAACACCACGCATCAAGGCAACTCGGTTCACGGCGTGATCGCGACCTATACGATCACGGGGCTCGGCACCGGGGTGGGGATGACCAACGGCCTGGACGGCTACATCTATGCCATCACCAACGCGGGTCTCCAGCGGATCAATCCGTCGAACTGGGCCGCGCCGGCCGTCACCCTGCCGGGGTCGGTCGCTGGCCAGTACGGCGTGACCACGCTGCCGGACGGGCGCATCGCCTATACCGACAGCGGCACTTTGAGCAATGTCTACATCTACGACCCCGTCCTGCTGACCAACACCCTGATCCATACCTCGGCCGCGCTGGTCGACGGCATGGTCGCCGGGCCTGGCGGGAACATCGCGATCACCGGGCAAACGAACCAGACGATCACGATTCTCACCAACACCGGCTCGGTCGTGAACAGCTTCGGGACGACCCACTTCCCCGACGGGTTGGCGTTCAGCTCGACGGCGTCGACCACCACGCTCTACAGCAACAACAACGACGGCACCGTCTCGCGCTACGTCTTTGGTGCCAACTTCACCGGGATCCCCACGATCAGCGACATTGCCTGGGGAAGTGGAGCGTACGGCGACCTGGCTTCGGTCGGGCCGGACTGCGCTTTCTATGTCAGCCAGTTCGAAAACGGCAGCTACCACGGCGCCACGCCGGGGGTGGGCACAAACTGGAACAACGGCACCAACGCCGAACCCTCGATCGTCCGGATCGCTGCGATCGACCGCAACGGCCTGGAAACCTGCGAGTTCTATACGCCCTATGTGACGCCGGAACCGGCAACCTTCGGCCTGATGGCCAGCGGGCTGGTTGCTTTTGGATGGTTGGCAGCCAAGCGCCGACGGCGCCGTTGA
- a CDS encoding heavy metal-responsive transcriptional regulator, which produces MTAMKIGEMAKRSGIGVETIRYYEREGLLQEPERRPSGYRQYDESTIERLDYIRRAKELGFTLAEIRELLELSFVAHAGCDHIRQRAESKVADIEGKIRSLQQMKRSLGKIVVRCRTKNSTDDCPLVHKTKKRPAG; this is translated from the coding sequence ATGACGGCCATGAAGATCGGCGAGATGGCGAAACGATCGGGCATCGGCGTCGAGACGATCCGGTACTACGAACGGGAAGGTCTGCTCCAGGAGCCGGAGCGTCGGCCCTCCGGCTACCGCCAGTATGACGAATCCACGATCGAGCGGTTGGACTACATCCGGCGAGCCAAGGAACTCGGCTTCACACTGGCTGAAATCCGAGAACTGTTGGAGTTGTCGTTTGTCGCTCATGCCGGGTGCGATCACATCCGGCAGCGAGCAGAGTCGAAAGTCGCCGACATCGAGGGGAAGATTCGCAGCCTGCAACAGATGAAACGCTCGCTCGGCAAAATCGTGGTGCGGTGTCGGACAAAGAACTCGACGGATGATTGCCCGCTGGTCCACAAGACGAAGAAGCGACCTGCGGGATAA
- a CDS encoding terpene cyclase/mutase family protein, protein MSALEPTLGQVAPAPCAAPDSRAAVAMRRVARPPDFVHWYDPIHRATGFLGSLVVHMLLVISCGLWFFALERPQPQINLIASPGDENGDLVEVEGDQPVFETVAADEAFAPEPVEDDDPFREAPKSEPTAELTALAASEVSPHRVAAAVGTSGRAGSLDGRKNAATRASLVKGGGGSDSSEASVAMGLRWLARHQLEDGRWSLDAFAKADSCKGRCSGAGNYSDVGATGLALLPLLGAGNTPTEGEYYREVEAGLRWLIKQQRPNGDLRGPGIGRMYAHGQATIVLCEALALSQEGWLRKPAQKAVDFIVAAQDKRGGGWRYSPGEPGDTSVLGWQVMALRSAQMAYLNVPEDTLAAATRYLDHVQTDNYGGQYSYQPREFATESMSAEALLCRLYSGWEPAHPGVRAGVNFLFQVAPPEPRDIDIYYWYYATQVMHHFGGEPWQQWNSVVRDTLVHTQVRDGHAVGSWDPEGAFTIVGGRLYMTSLSLCILEVYYRHLPLYSEMAVER, encoded by the coding sequence ATGTCCGCGCTGGAACCTACGCTCGGGCAGGTTGCGCCCGCGCCATGCGCTGCGCCAGATTCGCGCGCTGCCGTTGCCATGCGGCGCGTGGCACGCCCGCCGGACTTCGTGCATTGGTACGACCCCATACACCGGGCAACCGGTTTTCTGGGCAGCCTCGTCGTGCACATGTTGCTGGTGATCTCCTGCGGGTTGTGGTTCTTTGCGCTCGAGCGCCCGCAGCCACAGATCAACCTGATCGCATCGCCAGGCGACGAAAACGGCGACCTGGTCGAAGTCGAGGGCGATCAACCCGTTTTCGAGACCGTGGCCGCGGACGAAGCCTTTGCTCCTGAGCCCGTGGAGGACGACGATCCCTTCCGGGAGGCGCCGAAGTCCGAGCCCACGGCCGAGCTCACGGCACTGGCCGCATCCGAAGTGAGTCCCCACCGGGTGGCAGCGGCCGTGGGGACTTCGGGTCGGGCCGGATCGCTCGACGGTCGCAAAAACGCCGCCACGCGGGCCTCGCTGGTCAAAGGAGGCGGCGGCAGCGACTCGAGCGAAGCGTCCGTCGCCATGGGCTTGCGCTGGCTGGCGCGACATCAGCTCGAGGACGGGCGCTGGAGCCTCGATGCGTTCGCGAAGGCCGATTCCTGCAAAGGCCGCTGCTCAGGCGCGGGCAACTACTCCGACGTCGGGGCGACGGGGCTGGCCCTGTTGCCGCTGCTGGGTGCTGGAAACACCCCCACCGAAGGAGAGTACTATCGCGAGGTCGAGGCAGGTCTGCGCTGGCTCATCAAGCAGCAACGGCCCAATGGCGATTTGCGCGGACCGGGAATTGGCCGGATGTATGCCCACGGCCAGGCGACGATCGTGCTGTGCGAAGCGCTGGCCTTGTCGCAAGAGGGTTGGCTGCGCAAACCGGCGCAAAAAGCGGTCGACTTCATCGTCGCCGCGCAGGACAAGCGCGGCGGCGGCTGGCGCTATAGTCCCGGCGAACCCGGCGACACCAGCGTGTTGGGCTGGCAGGTGATGGCCTTGCGCAGCGCGCAAATGGCGTATTTGAACGTGCCGGAAGACACGCTTGCCGCTGCGACGCGGTATCTGGATCACGTGCAAACCGACAATTACGGCGGGCAGTATTCGTATCAGCCGCGCGAGTTTGCCACCGAGTCGATGTCGGCCGAGGCGCTCTTGTGTCGCCTCTACTCCGGCTGGGAACCTGCCCACCCCGGCGTGCGAGCTGGAGTGAACTTCCTGTTCCAGGTCGCTCCGCCCGAGCCGCGCGACATCGACATCTATTACTGGTACTACGCCACGCAGGTGATGCACCACTTCGGCGGCGAGCCCTGGCAGCAGTGGAACTCGGTCGTCCGCGACACGCTCGTGCACACGCAGGTCCGCGATGGGCATGCCGTAGGAAGCTGGGACCCTGAGGGGGCGTTCACGATCGTCGGCGGCCGGCTGTACATGACCAGCCTGTCGCTGTGCATCCTCGAGGTGTACTACCGCCATCTGCCGCTGTACAGCGAGATGGCCGTCGAGCGCTAG
- a CDS encoding beta-lactamase family protein, whose product MDPSKLAELREWLLASDDRDFAAVVISHGYVVLEVERGNSARTDARRVASVSKAICATVLAIAAERSQHGLTPRRMSFSDPAFDFIPWAQPLSDPRKTQITVKQLLNHTSGICPEAAGAPNDGTWQYILGHTGDARTEQLAFDPGTACGYSTHALAHASLVCETVTGMPYDQFAIEALFKPLGIEHWWFQYYDGDEKHGRHPSHGLGMPARDLARIAYCMAHNGRWGSQQVIPAWFVEQTAAATHDVRGPEMRFHIEAQSYSHAWELPARLSGERAAEVQGIPQDARYKPGSGGQLIAFVPSLDLVATRQTGSSGDWRFAEYLRRACEAALHDE is encoded by the coding sequence ATGGACCCGTCGAAGCTGGCCGAGCTGAGGGAGTGGCTACTCGCGTCTGACGACCGCGATTTCGCTGCCGTGGTGATCAGTCACGGTTATGTGGTCCTCGAGGTGGAGCGAGGCAATAGTGCGCGGACCGACGCGCGCCGCGTCGCGTCGGTCTCGAAGGCCATATGTGCCACGGTGCTCGCGATAGCCGCCGAGCGCAGCCAGCATGGACTGACCCCGCGCAGAATGAGTTTCAGCGATCCGGCCTTCGATTTTATTCCCTGGGCGCAACCTTTGAGCGATCCGCGCAAGACACAGATCACGGTCAAACAATTGTTGAATCACACCTCGGGGATCTGTCCCGAAGCGGCCGGCGCACCGAACGACGGCACATGGCAATACATTCTGGGCCACACGGGCGATGCCCGTACCGAGCAGCTCGCGTTCGATCCCGGTACGGCCTGCGGGTATTCGACGCACGCGCTCGCGCATGCTTCGCTCGTGTGTGAGACGGTCACGGGCATGCCCTACGATCAGTTCGCCATCGAGGCGCTATTCAAACCGTTGGGCATCGAACACTGGTGGTTCCAATACTACGACGGCGATGAAAAACACGGCCGCCATCCCTCGCACGGCTTGGGCATGCCGGCACGCGACCTGGCGCGGATCGCATATTGCATGGCACACAACGGTCGCTGGGGAAGCCAGCAGGTGATTCCCGCCTGGTTTGTCGAGCAGACGGCTGCTGCCACGCACGACGTGCGGGGGCCGGAAATGCGGTTTCACATCGAAGCGCAGAGCTATTCCCACGCGTGGGAGTTGCCGGCGCGCCTGTCCGGGGAAAGAGCGGCCGAAGTGCAGGGCATTCCTCAGGACGCTCGCTACAAGCCGGGTTCCGGCGGGCAATTGATCGCTTTCGTCCCGAGCCTCGACCTGGTCGCGACTCGTCAAACCGGCAGCAGCGGCGATTGGCGGTTCGCCGAGTATCTGCGCCGGGCCTGTGAAGCGGCACTGCACGACGAATGA
- a CDS encoding nitric-oxide reductase large subunit, producing the protein MRRLWIGFSLVMLLSFLVLGWIGTRIYQEKPPVPAKVVTTDGTVLVAEGEIGAGQNVWQSLGGMEVGSVWGHGSYVAPDWTADWLHREAMFILDRWANAEFGSEYAKLDDEKQAQLQGRLAKEMRSNTYDASTGTVTVSPIRAEAFQANLKHYSDVFANGKAEYAIPAGAVSDPDRLKKLSAFFFWSSWAASTNRPNDRITYTHNWPYEPLVGNRPTGETVVWTGVSIIMLLAGISAMVWWHAARKSDEDAPILPNADPLGQWVATPSQKATIKYFWVVAALILLQMLLGVVTAHYGVEGDGFYGIPLSKWLPYSVTRTWHVQMGLFWIATAWLAAGLFIGPLVSEQEPKGQRLGVNILFLALLLVVAGSLTGQWLSVQNKLTDKVSFYFGHQGYEYVDLGRVWQLALFAGLLLWFGLMVRVLLPALRRTGEQKQLVTLLAVASAAIALFYGAGLTWGQHSHLSMVEYWRWWVVHLWVEGFFEVFATTVIAFFFMRLGLIRPGIAAAAALLSATIFLSGGIIGTCHHLYFSGTPTVALAWGSVFSALEVVPLTLVGFDAMEDLRRSRLTPWVQRYKWPIYFFVSVAFWNMIGAGLFGFMINPPIALYYMQGLNTTPLHGHAALFGVYGMLGIGLMLVCLRALIPGREWQDRPLKFSFWALNGGLMMMCILSLLPVGLMQTWASVDHGYWYA; encoded by the coding sequence ATGAGACGACTCTGGATCGGCTTCTCGCTAGTGATGCTGCTCTCCTTCCTCGTCTTGGGCTGGATCGGGACTCGCATCTATCAGGAAAAGCCGCCCGTTCCCGCAAAGGTCGTGACAACGGACGGCACGGTGCTGGTTGCCGAGGGCGAGATCGGAGCGGGCCAGAACGTCTGGCAATCGCTCGGGGGCATGGAGGTAGGCTCGGTTTGGGGACACGGTAGCTACGTCGCTCCCGACTGGACCGCCGACTGGTTGCACCGAGAGGCGATGTTCATCCTCGACCGCTGGGCCAACGCCGAGTTTGGGAGCGAGTACGCCAAGCTCGATGACGAAAAGCAGGCCCAGCTACAGGGGCGTTTGGCGAAGGAGATGCGTAGCAACACTTATGATGCCAGCACAGGAACCGTTACTGTCTCACCGATCCGGGCCGAGGCGTTTCAGGCGAACTTGAAGCACTACTCTGACGTGTTTGCCAACGGCAAGGCCGAGTACGCTATCCCCGCAGGAGCCGTCAGTGATCCCGATCGGCTAAAGAAGCTTTCGGCGTTCTTCTTCTGGTCTTCTTGGGCTGCCAGCACGAATCGTCCCAATGACCGAATCACCTACACCCACAACTGGCCATATGAGCCGCTGGTCGGCAATCGACCTACCGGCGAAACAGTCGTTTGGACCGGCGTGAGCATCATCATGCTCCTGGCGGGCATCTCGGCGATGGTCTGGTGGCACGCCGCCCGCAAGTCGGACGAAGACGCGCCGATCCTGCCGAACGCCGACCCATTGGGCCAATGGGTTGCCACGCCGTCGCAGAAGGCGACCATCAAGTACTTTTGGGTCGTGGCCGCACTGATCCTGCTCCAGATGTTGCTGGGCGTGGTAACGGCTCATTACGGCGTGGAAGGCGATGGCTTCTACGGCATCCCACTCTCGAAGTGGCTGCCCTACAGCGTGACCCGGACGTGGCACGTTCAGATGGGGTTGTTCTGGATTGCGACGGCATGGCTGGCGGCGGGCTTGTTCATTGGCCCGCTCGTCAGCGAACAAGAACCGAAGGGGCAACGTCTCGGCGTCAACATCTTGTTCCTGGCATTACTACTGGTCGTGGCCGGGTCTCTGACCGGGCAATGGTTGAGCGTCCAAAACAAGCTCACGGACAAAGTGTCGTTTTACTTCGGCCACCAGGGGTACGAATACGTCGATTTGGGACGAGTCTGGCAACTCGCCCTATTTGCTGGACTGCTGCTTTGGTTCGGTTTGATGGTCCGTGTGCTGTTACCGGCCCTGCGACGAACGGGCGAGCAGAAGCAACTCGTGACCCTCCTCGCCGTAGCGAGCGCTGCGATTGCCCTCTTCTACGGAGCGGGACTGACCTGGGGCCAGCACTCGCACCTGTCGATGGTGGAGTATTGGCGGTGGTGGGTCGTGCATCTGTGGGTCGAGGGCTTCTTCGAGGTCTTCGCCACGACCGTCATCGCTTTCTTTTTCATGCGCCTCGGCCTCATCCGGCCCGGAATCGCCGCTGCTGCTGCGCTGCTGTCGGCGACGATCTTCCTGTCGGGTGGCATCATCGGAACGTGCCATCATTTGTACTTCTCCGGCACGCCGACCGTCGCGCTGGCTTGGGGATCGGTGTTCAGTGCCCTGGAAGTCGTGCCACTCACGCTCGTCGGCTTCGATGCCATGGAAGACTTGCGCCGGTCCCGGCTGACGCCTTGGGTGCAACGGTACAAGTGGCCGATCTACTTCTTCGTGTCCGTCGCCTTCTGGAACATGATCGGGGCGGGATTGTTTGGCTTCATGATTAACCCACCTATTGCTCTTTACTATATGCAGGGCCTCAACACGACGCCCCTCCACGGCCACGCCGCCCTGTTCGGCGTCTACGGAATGCTCGGCATTGGCCTGATGCTTGTCTGTCTGCGAGCATTGATCCCGGGGCGAGAGTGGCAAGACCGCCCGCTCAAGTTTTCGTTTTGGGCGCTCAACGGTGGGTTGATGATGATGTGTATTTTGAGCCTGCTCCCTGTGGGCCTGATGCAGACCTGGGCCTCGGTCGATCACGGCTACTGGTACGC
- a CDS encoding sulfatase-like hydrolase/transferase — MVDDFGYECVGADGGTSYRTPHLDELAASGMRFEHCHVQPLCTPTRAQLMTGLYNVRNYTHFGHLDKQQTTFAQLLKNAGYATCIAGKWQLGRDMSLPGHFGFESYCLWQLTRRPPRYANPGLEIDGREIDFSHGEYGPDIVHAYALDYIARHRDQPFFLYYPMILTHAPFQPTPKSPDWDARAIGEKVNDHEQHFADMVTYADGLIGNVAAALDKHGIRDNTLLIVLGDNGTKLGVRSKMGEKTVVGGKGKTTLAGTHVPLIVNWPSVVPAGRVSNDLIDSTDFLPTICEAAGVVIPGELHLDGRSFLPQLRGEQGEPRPWIYCWYSRNGGPTADAEFAMNQRYKLYRDGRLYDVQNDPNERAPLSSDDQGRDAASAQELLASALQQFRDARPAAIAAQGGPPEGSGRAKKRDD, encoded by the coding sequence ATGGTGGACGACTTTGGCTACGAGTGCGTGGGGGCCGATGGCGGAACGTCGTACCGCACACCACATCTCGACGAACTCGCCGCGAGCGGCATGCGGTTCGAGCATTGCCACGTGCAGCCTCTGTGCACGCCGACTCGCGCGCAATTGATGACCGGTTTGTACAACGTGCGCAATTACACGCACTTCGGCCATCTCGATAAGCAGCAAACCACGTTTGCCCAACTGCTCAAGAATGCAGGTTACGCGACCTGCATCGCCGGCAAGTGGCAGCTTGGCCGCGACATGTCGTTGCCGGGCCATTTTGGCTTCGAGTCCTATTGCTTGTGGCAGCTCACTCGCCGCCCGCCGCGATACGCAAACCCTGGCCTGGAAATCGATGGCCGAGAGATTGACTTCTCGCACGGCGAATATGGGCCCGACATTGTCCATGCCTATGCTCTCGACTACATCGCCCGACACCGGGACCAGCCGTTCTTTCTCTATTACCCGATGATCCTCACGCATGCGCCTTTTCAACCGACCCCGAAAAGTCCCGACTGGGACGCCCGGGCCATTGGCGAGAAAGTCAACGACCACGAGCAGCACTTTGCCGACATGGTGACGTACGCAGACGGCCTGATCGGCAACGTCGCGGCGGCCTTGGACAAGCATGGCATCCGCGACAACACGCTGCTGATCGTGCTTGGGGACAACGGCACCAAGCTGGGTGTGCGGTCGAAAATGGGTGAAAAAACCGTGGTCGGCGGCAAGGGTAAGACCACCTTGGCGGGTACACACGTGCCGTTGATCGTGAACTGGCCGAGCGTTGTCCCTGCCGGACGCGTTTCGAACGATCTGATCGACAGCACCGACTTTCTGCCCACGATCTGCGAGGCCGCGGGCGTCGTCATCCCCGGCGAACTGCATCTCGACGGCCGCAGCTTTCTGCCACAACTGCGTGGCGAGCAGGGTGAACCGCGTCCCTGGATCTACTGCTGGTACAGCCGCAACGGTGGCCCCACGGCCGATGCAGAGTTCGCCATGAATCAGCGCTACAAGCTCTATCGCGACGGCCGATTGTACGACGTGCAGAATGATCCGAATGAGCGCGCGCCACTATCGAGCGATGACCAGGGGCGCGATGCGGCGAGCGCGCAAGAATTGCTCGCGTCGGCACTGCAACAATTCCGCGATGCGCGCCCTGCCGCGATCGCAGCGCAGGGCGGCCCGCCCGAGGGCAGTGGTCGCGCAAAGAAGCGGGACGATTGA
- a CDS encoding RNA 2'-phosphotransferase: protein MSTKDFSTPNRDQKRSERSLIRFLCQALRHTPWQFGIVLDAHGWSDLDKLIFAVQRCRSEWALMTRQQVEHMIACRHRDRLEISEGRIRALYGHSVPDVQTATRGIPPNPLFHGTKACWLNEILTYGLRPMERQLVHLTTDFNYALRVATTTDTTPVVLTVDTERATHDGTEFWKASRHVWQVQSIPAFCVTTTFRPQADAMN from the coding sequence GTGTCCACCAAAGATTTTTCGACACCAAATCGGGACCAGAAACGCTCCGAGCGTTCTCTAATTCGATTTCTCTGCCAAGCGCTCCGCCACACGCCGTGGCAGTTCGGCATTGTGCTCGACGCGCATGGTTGGAGCGACCTCGACAAGCTGATCTTCGCCGTTCAACGCTGTCGCTCCGAATGGGCGTTGATGACCCGACAACAAGTTGAGCACATGATTGCGTGTCGTCATCGCGACCGACTAGAGATTTCTGAGGGGAGAATCCGTGCACTCTACGGACACAGTGTGCCGGACGTTCAAACTGCCACCCGCGGCATTCCTCCAAACCCGCTCTTCCACGGCACGAAAGCATGTTGGCTGAATGAGATTCTGACCTATGGCTTGCGCCCCATGGAGCGGCAACTTGTTCATCTCACGACGGACTTCAACTACGCGCTTCGCGTTGCGACTACTACCGACACGACGCCCGTGGTGCTGACGGTCGACACCGAACGGGCGACGCATGACGGAACCGAATTCTGGAAAGCGAGTCGGCACGTCTGGCAAGTGCAATCGATTCCAGCTTTTTGTGTCACCACAACTTTTCGACCGCAAGCCGACGCAATGAACTGA